The Rosa chinensis cultivar Old Blush chromosome 7, RchiOBHm-V2, whole genome shotgun sequence DNA segment TGGGGATGGAACCCATTTGCGGACAAGCTTATGGCGCCAAACAATGGAAACTTCTAGGCCTTACACTTCAGAGAACAGTTCTTCTCCTACTCTCAACGTCCATCCCCATTTCCTTCATGTGGTTCAACATGAAGAGAATCCTCCTTTGGTGTGGCCAAGATGAGGAGATTTCCTCAGTTGCCCACACTTTCATTCTCTTCTCGATTCCTGACCTCTTCTTTCTCTCGCTTCTTCACCCTCTCAGAATCTACTTGAGAACTCAAAGCATCACATTACCACTCACATATTGCTCTGCCATCTCTGTTCTCCTTCATGTGCCTTTGAATTTCCTCCTCGTGGTTAAGTTGGACATGGGTGTTTCCGGAGTTGCCATAGCCATGGTGTGGACTAATCTGAACCTCTTCGTTCTGTTGTTCTCCTTCACTTATTTCTCAAATGTTTACAAGGACTCCTGGGTTTCTCCGAGCTCCGATTGCCTCCGGGGATGGTCGTCTCTGCTTGCTCTTGCAATCCCAACTTGTATCTCTGTCTGCTTGGAATGGTGGTGGTATGAGTTCATGATAATGCTGTGTGGACTATTGACCAACCCCAAAGCAACAATTGCTTCAATGGGAATACTAATCCAAACCACTTCTCTTGTCTATGTGTTCCCATCATCACTAAGCCTTGGAGTCTCCACAAGAATTGGCAATGAATTAGGGGCCAATAGACCTGCCAAAGCCCGAATCTCGATGATCGTCTCCCTTGCTTGTGCTTTCGCATTAGGCCTACTGGCCATGTTGTTCACAACCTTGATGAGACACCAATGGGGAAGATTCTTCACAAACGACGCGGAAATCCTCGAGCTCACCGCCATTGCATTGCCGATAGCCGGGCTCTGCGAGCTTGGAAACTGCCCACAGACCACCGGCTGCGGCGTTCTAAGGGGAAGCGCAAGACCCACAGTTGGAGCCAACATCAATTTGGGGTCCTTTTACTTGGTGGGCATGCCTGTTGCCATGCTTATGGGGTTCGTCGTCAAAATGGGGTTTGCCGGGCTCTGGTTGGGTTTGCTTGCGGCTCAAGGCTCCTGCGCCTTGCTCATGCTCTATGTTCTGTGCACAACAGATTGGATGGTTCAAGTGAAAAGAGCAAGTGAGCTCACCGCCCAAACTAATTCTGGCACTTCAACTGCTACTGCTAATCCGACATTACCAATAACATCACCACCCAAGAAGCAGGTTAATGATAATATTAAAGAGATTTTATGCGTCAAAGATGATGATAATGAGGATGAGCTTCTGAAGTCATCTGCAGTGCCACTTGAAACGGACCCTCTAATTATCTGAGCTGCTGCTGCTACCCCTAATTCCACCATTTTTGCTATCATCCCTAGCTATTTGAGGAACTAATGTGAAAATTTATTTGTTAAGAGTTCCAAGTCCCAAATCTATTGTAGATTGATCATCAAGAgaatcttcttttttatttctctctAATTTATattctagttttcttttttggtttcctGTTGTATTAAACATTGTACTATAGAATGAAAACACTTATTTTTGTGTATATGTGTTGTTCTTGTTGAttgagagaggaagagagagaatataTAATGGAGTTGTCGGTTGTTCATGAGCTGTGGGCAAAAGGGATTTCTGCCTTACCTTTCGGCCTGGTCTATTCCATATTAGGCAACTCCTTGCACTGcctaaaaaaggaaaattagcATCTTATACCATGTAAATCAAGTACTTGAAAAATATGATTCTATTTCACATTTATTTCTGTGTTGAGATTATGTACTTTTATGGCAAACAATTAGAGTTTAGGGTTCATAGAATTCATTTAGGGCTAATCTAGGGTTGATTATAAGTTTAATTTATCTATTCTTCCGACGAAAATTTTAAGTATTGAACTCTAAATCTGGAATAAAAACCTAAATGTTATTACTTGTACATACAAAAGTGGAGGTTAGTTGATTGAAGATCCACCTTGTTTCAATATCACCAACTTGCTAGATTCGAACACATGAACATGACACCAGACTACTAGATCATATGTTATTAATTGCCTTATCTTTAATTCTCTGTTATTATAGACTGCTTGGAAACATTTTCAAGCATGCAAATCTTTTTTATGCATGCATCAGGTTTAGTTTATATTCTTTTCTGTACTCGGAAGcttcttaatttttctttattaataTCGTGAAGGGCTTCAAGTTAAAATACTCCATCATAAGTCACTGTCGTCCAAACCTTCGACTCGGCACACACTTGCTATAATATCTTGAAGCAATCACAGACCATGTTACTTgaaaagtaaacaaaacccCATTAGTTCATCAAAATATCAGATCGATCAAAACCCTTCACACAaaaaacacagagagagagagagagagagcgatgaCGTCGATGATGACGACAAAAATTAGTAGAAGTATCTACAGAAGAGGGGCCTTGGATGGAGTGTGAGGGGGCCCAAATTGTTattgaagaaacaaaatccAGCTATTATTGTCTCTGTCTTCATCTCCCATGAGGAAAATTTGGAGCAGTGCCTTACTGACTCTGCAATACCATCTACCAGTTTCCCACTTCCCCCAACATCTCAtcagagcaagtccacccgttgagcttgaccggtcaagactattcactgctttttgcaTGCCTTGTATTTCTACTATTAAAGTTGGCtggtcagatactgttcacaaaatgtcaagaatTGTCATTTTCGTAGTCAATTGCTCTATATATAACCCTTGCCTAGCTAACCACCATTTTCTCTTAAAAGAGGAAACAAAATTGAAGTTAAAAACCCAATTATTGATTTTCcataatttaattaattcatgTATTGTAGACATACATAATGTCTTCAACGTAGAAACATTCAAACATATATATGACACAGAGAAATTATAGATATCATGTGAGGACAAAAGTGCCAATCCCATCTCTGCCTGATTATATATAAGTGGTACACATAAGGCCAtgaaatgcagcatttcttttATCCGGTTTTCTTGTAGCTATCTTGTATACTTCTTTTTATTCATCTAGTTTATGGACTCTCTTCTTTAATTTGGCTCTTGggtattccttttttttttttttttggcaaatggCTTTTGGGTATTCGAGCTAGTGCTTTAAGCCACTTCTGATCTCAGCTTTCCTTATCTTCTTTATGAGATCAAATTGATATACAATATCTACATCTCTATCTGGCTGGCCATCCTAGTATTACTCCACAAACATCATTGCATTTGTGGCAAGGAATTGTCTTTATAATGGGTGGTATATATTATAGCATCCATATTTCTCCACATTTCAGTTGCTAGTGGGAATTAACATCGATCCCAAATTAGGTTGCAAATACAGGTTGTGCATGTTGAGCAACTTGCAAGACAGAAACGTCTATTTCAGAAAATACTCTTTTACGCAAGTACCTTATTTAAATATGtcaaattatatatatgcttttcTGGTTGCGGAGGAAGTTATCTTGGTAAAAGTTGGTACGTACTGGTTTATGTTTGCTTACCACAATGCAAGGATTATATTATTCAATTAAAACTAGTGGGAACAAACCTAAAACATTAAAAAGCTCTTACCTACATAATTAATAAAAAGTTTCACAATTCCCGTCTCTCGACTCCTATCTCTCCCCAAAATAAGAACAAAACTAGTCGGAGCAATGACTTTCACTACCGTATGGTTTCACTAGCAGCTTGGCTACTCCTAAATTTTTGTTGAGAGTGATAGTTTATCTCTAGCTCAAAATATTTACTCTTTGAAGAAAGGTTAATCCTCTGTTGGGTGTATTAATATTGGGAGAATTCTTGGATACCTTGGTGTTTGtcataccctcattttgttaaatattttgaaccattggattagtaatatatccaatggttcaaaatatttaacaaattggtaacttgtttagcccttagcctttctaatttttttggtaacacaaactactaattgaattgaaaacaataaagatagtgaaaacaataaagccaattaatgtttgattatcacTTGACAATtcacaattatgatttttcctttttcaaaaaaaattaaaagaaccttcCATCCTGGGTTCACCGAATTacttttagttaaatagtctatattactaattaattttattattagtgaattaatgcttgattaatgcttgttattaatggacaattgcacaattgaaaattacattttttccttattaaaaacaaaaaccttctaacctaagttcgcaaaattagtattagttaagtaatctttattaccaattaattatatcattagtagtttccttaaccaaatataattctttttacatgcattttatgacaatgacaacaattagtgtaaaaataaatatttgttttaaatgtagtcaaatgagaacctactttaggacttatttactcaaatgagaatctactttactctaatgagaacctattacaattaccacttttaggacttaattactcaaatgagaacctacttttctctaacgaagaccttatttactttaatgcggaatttttttctaattaccacatgtgtcctc contains these protein-coding regions:
- the LOC112178504 gene encoding protein DETOXIFICATION 48, with the translated sequence MCNPNPSSPSSFKTHFMNPNKMNPNKIQTHDEVVDQDQELHRWPTISEALQEIKAIGKISGPTTITGLLLYSRAMISMLFLGYLGELELAGGSLSIGFANITGYSVISGLAMGMEPICGQAYGAKQWKLLGLTLQRTVLLLLSTSIPISFMWFNMKRILLWCGQDEEISSVAHTFILFSIPDLFFLSLLHPLRIYLRTQSITLPLTYCSAISVLLHVPLNFLLVVKLDMGVSGVAIAMVWTNLNLFVLLFSFTYFSNVYKDSWVSPSSDCLRGWSSLLALAIPTCISVCLEWWWYEFMIMLCGLLTNPKATIASMGILIQTTSLVYVFPSSLSLGVSTRIGNELGANRPAKARISMIVSLACAFALGLLAMLFTTLMRHQWGRFFTNDAEILELTAIALPIAGLCELGNCPQTTGCGVLRGSARPTVGANINLGSFYLVGMPVAMLMGFVVKMGFAGLWLGLLAAQGSCALLMLYVLCTTDWMVQVKRASELTAQTNSGTSTATANPTLPITSPPKKQVNDNIKEILCVKDDDNEDELLKSSAVPLETDPLII